A stretch of Castanea sativa cultivar Marrone di Chiusa Pesio chromosome 2, ASM4071231v1 DNA encodes these proteins:
- the LOC142624037 gene encoding cold-regulated 413 plasma membrane protein 4-like, giving the protein METLRVGFAEVVSNVAGHTDTVVGNGTSSASTESSSSARAWFQWGGTIFALFLLILNRTGRRSSLQTTLLVLYLVTSFPTALFKILRGQIGCWVAFLAIAANLYFPQTFPVSRFLLFVIIPDWLTDRLRDGIVSGIVCLIIGVSLVITEVRGIGGLGNCQCTFHCFGCCLGIAFLFFFTILYLCSGTW; this is encoded by the exons ATGGAAACTCTAAGAGTGGGATTCGCTGAAGTGGTTTCTAATGTTGCTGGGCATACAGATACAGTGGTTGGTAATGGTACATCATCCGCTTCTACAGAAAGTTCAAGCAGTGCTAGAGCTTGGTTTCAATGGGGTGGAACCATCTTTGCATT gtttttgttgatcttgaacCGAACAGGCCGCAGATCATCTCTGCAAACCACCCTTCTAGTATTATATCTGGTTACAAGTTTCCCAACTGcgctattcaaaattttaag AGGACAAATTGGTTGTTGGGTTGCCTTTCTTGCTATTGCAGCAAACCTCTACTTCCCTCAAACCTTTCCAG TTTCTCGTTTTCTCCTATTTGTTATTATACCTGATTGGCTGACTGATAGACTGCGAGATGGCATTGTGAGTGGTATCGTTTGTCTAATAATTGGAGTTTCACTAGTTATTACTGAGGTTAGAGGAATTGGAGGATTGGGTAATTGTCAATGTACTTTCCACTGCTTTGGTTGTTGTCTTGGTATAGCTTTTCTGTTCTTCTTTACAATACTGTATTTGTGCTCGGGAACTTGGTAG